A stretch of Malus sylvestris chromosome 11, drMalSylv7.2, whole genome shotgun sequence DNA encodes these proteins:
- the LOC126589722 gene encoding heavy metal-associated isoprenylated plant protein 47-like, giving the protein MMQKIVIEVQMRSRRRRAKAMKIAAVADGVNPVAFNEEKKDQMVIIGDGIDAASVVLSLRKKVGHATLVTVEEIVLEDI; this is encoded by the exons CAAAAGATTGTCATTGAGGTGCAGATGAGAAGCAGAAGACGTCGTGCCAAGGCCATGAAGATAGCTGCTGTCGCTGATG GTGTTAATCCAGTGGCTTTCAATGAGGAAAAGAAAGACCAGATGGTAATAATTGGAGATGGAATTGATGCAGCTAGCGTAGTTCTCTCTCTGAGGAAGAAGGTTGGCCATGCTACCTTAGTGACCGTGGAAGAAATAGTACTGGAAGATATATGA